In Nitrososphaera sp., the following are encoded in one genomic region:
- a CDS encoding toll/interleukin-1 receptor domain-containing protein, producing MLQVGQIGRACSLQIQVEHYNEKFNCWISKLEALSHRSIRLGVLWKIYFPSDSISDQFPPALYLNYMPQIELKQLRELFYEPDAPSLAIDGSLMDEVLSLIAEIKGLIQPVAIEQVEGIEIKVNSEKLSIRHDVTPTWFGYNPDVSNVLWHRDSFVAMHSYKGDDGRIPLTRLSNSARATISKLDEIALEEAYRRYLADLKRISESHNITGPPLTKVKVFISYRMPHLEQAKRLHSILQNYGYGAYFDPYLDAHDLGLGHLLQALLKQIRSSHVFMPLVTDDFASNGSISKGEYDEAQSLHESEMIEIAPIFLGKPDTPISNELEPLKHHRDDGSLTDSNKELMDYLRVVHQSGLRLLSRQAV from the coding sequence GTGCTGCAAGTAGGCCAAATCGGTAGGGCTTGCTCGTTACAGATTCAAGTCGAACATTACAATGAAAAGTTTAACTGCTGGATCTCAAAACTTGAGGCATTGTCTCACCGGTCGATTCGTCTTGGTGTACTATGGAAAATTTATTTTCCTTCAGACTCTATTAGCGACCAATTTCCCCCGGCCCTTTACCTCAATTACATGCCGCAAATCGAATTAAAACAGCTCCGTGAACTATTCTACGAACCAGATGCGCCAAGTTTGGCGATAGACGGGTCTTTGATGGATGAAGTACTATCCCTTATTGCTGAAATCAAGGGTTTGATCCAGCCGGTAGCAATCGAGCAGGTTGAAGGCATTGAAATTAAGGTAAATTCCGAAAAGCTGTCCATCCGACACGATGTCACACCGACGTGGTTTGGCTACAACCCAGACGTCTCAAATGTGCTCTGGCATAGAGATAGTTTTGTTGCAATGCATAGTTACAAGGGTGATGACGGTCGAATCCCTCTCACTCGACTTAGCAATTCAGCGAGAGCCACTATTAGCAAACTTGATGAAATTGCCCTCGAAGAGGCCTATAGGAGATATTTAGCCGACTTGAAAAGAATCTCTGAATCTCATAATATAACAGGTCCTCCTCTTACGAAAGTCAAGGTGTTTATCAGCTACCGCATGCCACACCTCGAGCAGGCTAAGCGCTTGCATTCAATACTCCAGAATTATGGTTACGGTGCATATTTCGACCCTTATCTTGATGCACACGACCTTGGCTTAGGGCATCTGCTGCAAGCACTCTTAAAACAAATAAGAAGCTCGCATGTTTTCATGCCTCTTGTTACTGATGACTTTGCTTCAAACGGCTCCATAAGCAAGGGCGAATATGATGAAGCGCAATCCCTCCATGAATCGGAGATGATTGAGATCGCTCCTATTTTCTTGGGTAAACCCGACACACCTATCTCAAATGAGCTCGAGCCTCTCAAGCATCATAGAGATGATGGCTCTCTCACAGACTCAAACAAGGAGTTGATGGACTATCTTAGGGTGGTACATCAGTCTGGCCTTCGCCTCCTCTCTCGCCAGGCTGTATAA